GGCCCGCCCCGAGGCGAGGCCCGAGTTGATTGCGCCGGCCGGGTACCCGCCCCGAAGGGGCGGGTGGGCGCTCGAAAGAGCGTGCGATGGCGCCATGATAACGCGACGGTTGACGCAGGGTTGCCCATTGGACGGCGCTCAGAGGGTGAGGGCGGCGCGCGTGATCGCGGTGGAATCGCGGTTCAGCCACTCCGAGGCCCGGAACGCCTCGTCGATCTTCTCCAGCGGGAACTTGTGGGAGAGGAGCCTGTCCAAGGGCAAACGCGACCGGTTCCGGGAGAGGAAGTCGAGCGCGCGCGGGATCACCCACGGGTCGTACATCACGACTCCCACGATGGTCTTGGAGCCCCAGACGAGCGCGGCCGGTTCCAGCTCGACGTTGAGCCCCCGGCTGATCGTGCCGATCTCGAGGTAGGTCCCGCCGAAGCGCAGCATCTCAAGCCCCTCGGGAATCACCTGGGGCAGGCCCACGAAGTCGCAGGCCACGTCCGCGCCCCTCCCGTCCGTGAGCTCGCGGACGCGCTTCACGCGCGCCTTCCGGTCGGCGAGCTCCTTCAGGTTGATCGTGTGGTCGGCGCCGAAGGCCTTCGCGAGGTCGAGCCTGGGGGCGAGCTGGTCCACGACGATGACGCGCGCGCCCATCTCCTTGGCCACCGCCGTGGCCTGGACCCCGAGCCCGCCGGCGCCCTGGATGAGGAGGGTGTCGCCGAAGCGGAGCCCTGCGGCGTGGAGGCCGTAGATGACCTGGGAGAGGGCGCAGTTCACGGGCGAGACCAGCTCGTCGGGGAGATCGTCGGCCACCTTGAAGACGTAC
This region of Candidatus Rokuibacteriota bacterium genomic DNA includes:
- a CDS encoding zinc-binding dehydrogenase, with amino-acid sequence AYCYFYPCGRCHACLNKQPAASPSKVGRPLGPTQFPHFHGAVAEYYYLRPGGYVFKVADDLPDELVSPVNCALSQVIYGLHAAGLRFGDTLLIQGAGGLGVQATAVAKEMGARVIVVDQLAPRLDLAKAFGADHTINLKELADRKARVKRVRELTDGRGADVACDFVGLPQVIPEGLEMLRFGGTYLEIGTISRGLNVELEPAALVWGSKTIVGVVMYDPWVIPRALDFLSRNRSRLPLDRLLSHKFPLEKIDEAFRASEWLNRDSTAITRAALTL